DNA from Evansella sp. LMS18:
ATATGGGTGATAAGAAACAAATTAAACAATAGCTCCCACCTCGGTTTTTAATTTAAATTTAATCTAAGTGCAGCTTTTAGGCAATATTTTTTAGCGGACAAATATTTTAGCTATGACTCGACAGCAATGGGAAAATCAAATAAAGATACTCCGCTAGTTACAGGTACTCCAGAAAGTGCAAGAGGCTCTTGCGTTACTTGAGAAACAAAAACTAGGAAATGAGAGGATGCAAGAGGCTCTTGCGTTACCTGAGAAACGAAAATCAGGAAATGAGGGGATGCAAGAGGCTCTTGCGTTACCTGAGAAACGAAAATTAGGAAATGAGGGGATGCAAGAAGCTCTTGCGTTACCTGAGAAACGAAAATTAGGAAATGAGGGGATGCAAGAGGCTCTTGCGTTACTTGAGAAACGAAAATTAGGAAATGAGGGGATGCAAGAGGCTCTTGCGTTACTTGAGAAACAAAAACTAGGAAATGAGGGGATGCAAGAGGCTCTTGCGTTACCTGAGAAACGAAAATTAGGAAATGAGGGGATGCAAGAGGCTCTTCCGTTACCTGAGAAACGAAAATTAGGAAATGAGGGGATGCAAGAGGCTCTTGCGTTACTTGAGAAACGAAAATTAGGAAATGAGGGGATGCAAGAACTTCATTCACTAGTAATAAACTAAGGCTTGAGACTGGGGACGGCGCTTTTAGGAGAACCGTCCCTTTATTTTTTCTAAAAATGGTTGCACTGCATTTGAAGGTGTGTATATAATGTATATAGAGTATATATACACTATATAAACAACGATACAAAAAATAACTACGGCGAGGGATTGACATGCAAATTATTATTTCCAACAGTTCAAAGGAGCCGATTTATGAACAGATTACTAGTCAGATTAAATCCTCAATTTTAGCAGGTGATCTGCAGGAGGGCACAGCATTACCTTCCATCCGCCAGCTCGCCAAGGATTTAAAAATCAGTGTTATTACGACGAAACGGGCATACGAGGAACTGGAGAAAGCGGGCTTTATCTATTCGATCGTGGGAAAAGGTTCTTTTGTTGCAGAGCAAAATTTAGAAGTCATTAAAGAGAAGAAGCTGAAAGTCATTGAGGACCAGCTGAATGCTGTCATCATAAACAGCAGGGAAATCGGCCTGTCACTGGAGGACCTCCAGGACTTACTGAATATTTTATACGAGGAGTGAACAAGGTGGAAAACGTAGTGGAATTAAAGAATATCACAAAAAACTTAAAAGGCTTTTCCGTAAAAAATATTAATATGCAAGTGAAGCAAGGATTTATCACAGGCTTCATTGGAGCGAATGGCGCTGGTAAATCAACAACGATAAAAATGATGATGAATTTATTAAGACCGGATACCGGGGACGTAAAGCTGTTTGGGCTCGATTACAGGACACACGAGAAGGAGATAAAGGAACGTATTGGCTTTGTGTATGATGGCAATGTGTTTTTTGACGGGCTTAACTTAAAGGATATAAAAAGAATTGTCGGCCCCGCATACAAAAAATGGGACGATACTTTGTTTTATAAATACGTAGATCAGTTCCGGCTTCCCCTTAATAAACCGATAAAAACGTTCTCCAAAGGTATGCAGATGAAGGCGTCCCTGGCTTTAGCTTTGTCACACGATGCTGAACTTATCATAATGGATGAACCGACAGCTGGACTGGACCCTATTTTCAGAAGAGAATTGCTGGATTTATTGCAGGAAATCATGCTTGATGGGAGACGAACCATCTTTTTCTCCACGCATAT
Protein-coding regions in this window:
- a CDS encoding ABC transporter ATP-binding protein, whose protein sequence is MENVVELKNITKNLKGFSVKNINMQVKQGFITGFIGANGAGKSTTIKMMMNLLRPDTGDVKLFGLDYRTHEKEIKERIGFVYDGNVFFDGLNLKDIKRIVGPAYKKWDDTLFYKYVDQFRLPLNKPIKTFSKGMQMKASLALALSHDAELIIMDEPTAGLDPIFRRELLDLLQEIMLDGRRTIFFSTHITTDLDRIADYIAFLQNGELIFNQSIDDVANNYALVKGELGLLDRDTEKAFVDIHRAPTGFEALTDNVKAVKKTFGESVVIERASLEDIMYYMKGRESYV
- a CDS encoding GntR family transcriptional regulator, yielding MQIIISNSSKEPIYEQITSQIKSSILAGDLQEGTALPSIRQLAKDLKISVITTKRAYEELEKAGFIYSIVGKGSFVAEQNLEVIKEKKLKVIEDQLNAVIINSREIGLSLEDLQDLLNILYEE